GATAGCCGGGTGTCTCGATTTCGAACGAGATGCGCTCCCGGTAAAGGTAGTACCCATCGGCAATAATCCAGCGCGCCTTGACCGTGCCCTGATCCGCGGCGTGCGCTTCGACGACGAAGGCCTGCTCGGGGGGCAGAAGATCGGAATCGGCGGCGTAGATCGCGCCAGTGGCGAACAGGGTGCTGAAAGCGACTAACCAGCGCATGTAGACTTCTCCTCCACGGCCTCACGTAGCCATTTGACGTACGGATTGGCGGCCAGGGTTAGCGGGACTGCGATGACCTCGGGGACATCGTAGGGGTGTGCCGAGCACAAGGCGCTCTGCAGTGCATCCCAGCGCTCCTCTGTGGTCTTGAGTAGCAATAATACCTCGGCCTCTTTTTCCACCGCGCCCTGCCAGCGGTAGATCGATGTGATAGCGGGAACGATGTTAACGCACGCGGCAAGCCGACGTTCCACCAGTAGGGTCGCCAGCCGTTCCGCGGTCTCAGCATCGGGGCAGGTGCTGAGTATTAACAGGGGTGTTGCCTCGCTCATACCTAAGGAACGTCTGAATAAGTGATGCAAACCAGCACGGCCGATTCAATATGTTTGTGTTTTTCATCATAAG
The DNA window shown above is from Pseudomonadota bacterium and carries:
- a CDS encoding divalent-cation tolerance protein CutA, producing MSEATPLLILSTCPDAETAERLATLLVERRLAACVNIVPAITSIYRWQGAVEKEAEVLLLLKTTEERWDALQSALCSAHPYDVPEVIAVPLTLAANPYVKWLREAVEEKSTCAG